In Nitrospirota bacterium, a single window of DNA contains:
- a CDS encoding DUF433 domain-containing protein, whose translation MIKENLLKRITINPKVMVGKPTIRGLRITVEQILKALAGGVTAEELLEDYPELEKEDIQAALIY comes from the coding sequence ATGATAAAAGAAAATCTTTTAAAACGTATTACTATTAACCCAAAAGTGATGGTGGGCAAGCCAACCATTAGAGGTCTGAGGATTACTGTTGAGCAGATATTAAAGGCGCTTGCAGGTGGAGTAACGGCAGAAGAACTGCTTGAGGATTATCCTGAACTTGAAAAAGAAGACATTCAGGCAGCCCTTATATATTAA